The Cronobacter sakazakii genome has a window encoding:
- a CDS encoding methyl-accepting chemotaxis protein, which yields MKLNHLTIGQRLGLLAALLLVAVLFIGIRGLTINADGLEQNNNIMATEKVIAESIDTARNAQVQFKIQVQEWKNTLLRGTQGQAAFDKYKAAFVDQSDKTQALLNRLATLLPQLGMSVDEVHQTIALHEGLEKSYLAAIAQYNIADPTSAQHVDKLVSGIDREPTRMIDDVVAKTLKQADALTRQTEVRNLAQYQQTRTMLLITMALTLIASILITFWLVRSITRPLAQAVIIARNVAAGDLQTAITVSGRDETAELMSALQEMNGNLTRIVAGVRNGTETIATASTQIATGSRELSARNEAQASALEETAASMEELTSVVKNNAENSRFASDIARDACQVAGQGGEVVERVVQTMSEIHQFSTEISNIISVIDGIAFQTNILALNAAVEAARAGAEGRGFAVVAAEVRALAQRSSSAAQDIRNLIDRSVSRIAEGNSLVKGAGSAMEDILKSVQRVSELVETISMANREQSTGIDQVNIAVTQMDASTQQNAALSQESAAAAQSMQYQAEKLLDSVSVFRLAAHRDEALA from the coding sequence ATGAAATTAAACCACCTGACAATCGGGCAACGACTCGGTCTGCTGGCGGCGTTACTGCTTGTCGCGGTGCTGTTTATCGGCATTCGTGGCCTGACTATCAACGCCGACGGGCTTGAGCAAAACAACAACATTATGGCCACGGAAAAGGTGATAGCAGAGAGCATCGACACCGCGCGGAATGCGCAGGTGCAGTTCAAAATCCAGGTACAGGAGTGGAAAAACACCCTGCTGCGCGGCACGCAGGGGCAGGCGGCGTTTGATAAATATAAAGCCGCGTTTGTCGATCAGAGTGACAAAACCCAGGCGCTGTTAAACCGCCTTGCCACACTTCTGCCGCAGCTTGGCATGAGCGTGGACGAGGTGCATCAGACCATCGCGCTGCATGAGGGGCTGGAAAAGAGCTATCTGGCGGCGATTGCGCAATACAATATCGCCGACCCGACGAGCGCCCAGCATGTCGATAAGCTGGTGAGCGGTATCGACCGCGAGCCGACCCGGATGATTGATGACGTCGTCGCGAAAACGCTGAAGCAGGCGGATGCGCTGACCCGTCAGACCGAGGTGCGCAACCTGGCGCAGTATCAGCAGACCCGCACGATGCTGCTTATTACGATGGCGCTGACGCTTATCGCGAGCATTCTGATCACCTTCTGGCTGGTACGCAGCATCACGCGCCCGCTGGCGCAGGCCGTGATTATTGCTCGTAACGTCGCCGCCGGTGATTTGCAGACGGCGATCACCGTCAGCGGCCGCGATGAAACCGCTGAGCTGATGAGCGCGCTCCAGGAGATGAACGGTAACCTCACCCGCATCGTGGCGGGCGTGCGCAACGGTACCGAAACCATCGCCACTGCGTCGACCCAAATCGCCACCGGCAGCCGTGAGCTCTCGGCACGCAACGAAGCGCAGGCAAGCGCGCTGGAAGAGACCGCGGCGTCGATGGAAGAGCTGACGTCGGTGGTGAAAAATAACGCTGAGAACTCGCGCTTTGCGAGCGATATCGCGCGCGATGCCTGCCAGGTGGCCGGGCAGGGTGGCGAAGTGGTTGAGCGCGTGGTGCAGACCATGAGCGAAATCCACCAGTTCTCTACCGAAATTAGCAACATTATCAGCGTTATCGACGGTATTGCCTTCCAGACCAATATTCTGGCGCTTAACGCGGCGGTCGAAGCGGCGCGCGCAGGCGCGGAAGGACGCGGCTTTGCGGTCGTGGCGGCGGAAGTGCGCGCGCTGGCGCAGCGTTCCAGCTCGGCGGCGCAGGATATCCGTAACCTGATTGACCGTTCCGTGAGCCGTATCGCCGAGGGCAACAGCCTGGTGAAAGGCGCAGGCAGCGCGATGGAAGATATCCTGAAAAGCGTGCAGCGCGTGAGCGAGCTGGTGGAAACCATTTCGATGGCGAACCGCGAGCAGAGTACCGGTATTGACCAGGTCAATATCGCCGTGACGCAGATGGACGCCTCGACGCAGCAGAACGCCGCGCTGTCGCAGGAGTCCGCCGCGGCGGCGCAGTCGATGCAGTATCAGGCCGAGAAGCTGCTGGATTCCGTCAGCGTCTTCCGTCTGGCGGCGCACCGGGACGAAGCGCTGGCGTAA
- the ppa gene encoding inorganic diphosphatase translates to MSLLNVPAGKDLPEDIYVIIEIPANADPIKYEVDKESGALFVDRFMSTAMFYPCNYGYINHTLSLDGDPVDVLVPTPYPLQPGSVIRCRPVGVLKMTDESGEDAKLVAVPHTKLSKEYDHIKDVNDLPELLKAQITHFFEHYKDLEKGKWVKVEGWDNAEAAKEEIRASFERAKK, encoded by the coding sequence ATGAGCTTACTGAACGTACCTGCGGGCAAAGATCTGCCGGAAGACATCTACGTTATTATTGAAATTCCGGCTAACGCTGATCCTATCAAATACGAAGTGGACAAAGAGAGCGGCGCGCTGTTCGTTGACCGTTTTATGTCCACCGCGATGTTCTATCCGTGCAACTACGGCTACATCAACCACACCCTGTCTCTGGACGGTGACCCGGTTGACGTGCTGGTCCCGACGCCGTACCCGCTGCAGCCTGGCTCTGTGATCCGCTGCCGTCCGGTTGGCGTACTGAAAATGACCGACGAGTCTGGCGAAGACGCCAAACTGGTTGCGGTACCGCACACTAAACTCTCTAAAGAGTACGATCACATCAAAGACGTGAACGATCTGCCGGAACTGCTGAAAGCGCAGATCACCCATTTCTTTGAACACTACAAAGATCTGGAAAAAGGCAAGTGGGTCAAAGTGGAAGGCTGGGATAACGCCGAAGCCGCTAAAGAAGAGATCCGCGCCTCTTTCGAACGCGCGAAGAAGTAA
- the ytfQ gene encoding galactofuranose ABC transporter, galactofuranose-binding protein YtfQ yields MWKRLLVVTAVSAAMSSMALAVPLTVGFSQVGSESGWRAAETSVAKSEAQKRGITLKVADGQQKQENQIKAVRSFIAQGVDAIFIAPVVATGWEPVLKEAKDAEIPVILLDRSIDVKDKSLYMTTVTANNVLEGKLIGDWLVKTVAGKPCNVVELQGTVGASVAIDRKKGFAEAISKAPNIKIIRSQSGDFTRSKGKEVMESFIKAENNGKNICMVYAHNDDMAIGAIQAIKEAGLKPGKDILTGSIDGVPDIFKAMADGEANASVELTPNMAGPAFDALEKFKKDGTQPPKLTITESVLYLPDTAKEMLEKKKTMGY; encoded by the coding sequence ATGTGGAAGCGCTTACTTGTTGTCACAGCAGTTTCGGCAGCCATGTCGTCTATGGCATTGGCTGTCCCGTTAACCGTGGGATTTTCTCAGGTCGGCTCTGAATCGGGCTGGCGCGCGGCGGAAACCAGCGTTGCGAAAAGCGAGGCGCAGAAGCGCGGCATTACGCTGAAAGTCGCTGACGGCCAGCAGAAGCAGGAGAACCAGATTAAAGCGGTGCGTTCATTTATCGCCCAGGGCGTGGACGCGATCTTTATCGCGCCTGTGGTGGCGACCGGCTGGGAGCCGGTGCTGAAAGAGGCAAAAGACGCGGAAATCCCGGTGATCCTCCTCGACCGTTCGATTGATGTTAAAGACAAGTCGCTCTACATGACGACCGTTACCGCCAACAACGTGCTGGAAGGCAAGCTTATCGGCGACTGGCTGGTGAAAACCGTTGCGGGCAAACCGTGTAACGTCGTGGAGTTGCAGGGCACCGTGGGCGCGAGCGTAGCTATCGATCGTAAAAAAGGGTTTGCCGAGGCGATTTCCAAAGCGCCGAACATCAAGATTATCCGTTCTCAGTCCGGCGACTTTACGCGCTCGAAGGGCAAAGAAGTGATGGAGAGCTTTATCAAGGCCGAGAACAACGGCAAAAACATCTGCATGGTTTACGCGCATAACGACGATATGGCGATCGGCGCCATTCAGGCCATCAAAGAGGCCGGGCTGAAGCCGGGCAAAGATATCCTGACGGGCTCCATCGACGGCGTGCCGGATATTTTCAAAGCAATGGCGGATGGCGAGGCGAACGCGAGCGTAGAGCTGACGCCGAACATGGCCGGCCCGGCGTTCGACGCGCTGGAGAAATTCAAGAAAGACGGCACGCAGCCTCCGAAGCTGACGATTACCGAGTCGGTGCTGTATCTGCCGGATACCGCCAAAGAGATGTTAGAGAAGAAGAAAACGATGGGGTATTGA
- the ytfR gene encoding galactofuranose ABC transporter, ATP-binding protein YtfR — MNNDNHQEILRTEGLSKTFPGVKALDHVDFSLRRGEIMALLGENGAGKSTLIKALTGVYQPDGGTIYLGGEAVRPRNTAHAQQLGIGTVYQEVNLLPNMSVADNLFIGREPRRFGLLRRKEMEKRATTLLESYGFHLDVREPLNRFSVAMQQIVAICRAIDLSARVLILDEPTASLDAKEVEMLFTLMRQLRAQGVSLVFVTHFLDQVYEVTDRITVLRNGKFVGTRDTADLPQIELVKMMLGRELESNALQRAGRTLLSEKPVAAFHDYGKKGVIAPFSLEVRPGEIVGLAGLLGSGRTETAEVIFGIHPADSGTATIKGKPQTLRSPQQASRLGIGFCPEDRKTDGIIGAASVRENIILALQAQRGWLRPIPRREQDEIAARFIRQLGIRTPGPEQPIEFLSGGNQQKVLLSRWLLTKPQFLILDEPTRGIDVGAHAEIIRLIETLCADGLALLVISSELEELVGYADRVIILRDRQQVAEIPLEDLSVGAIMNAIAA; from the coding sequence ATGAATAACGACAACCATCAGGAAATCCTGCGAACGGAAGGCCTGAGCAAAACGTTCCCCGGCGTAAAGGCGCTCGACCATGTCGATTTCAGCCTGCGGCGCGGAGAGATCATGGCGCTGCTCGGGGAAAACGGGGCCGGAAAATCGACGCTGATTAAAGCGCTCACCGGCGTTTATCAACCCGATGGCGGCACCATTTATCTCGGCGGCGAGGCCGTACGGCCGCGCAACACCGCGCACGCGCAACAGCTTGGCATCGGCACCGTCTACCAGGAAGTTAACCTGCTGCCCAACATGTCGGTGGCGGACAACCTGTTTATTGGCCGCGAGCCGCGCCGCTTCGGCCTGCTGCGCCGTAAAGAGATGGAAAAACGCGCCACGACGCTGCTCGAATCCTACGGATTTCATCTTGACGTCCGCGAGCCGCTGAACCGCTTTTCGGTGGCGATGCAGCAGATCGTTGCCATTTGCCGCGCCATCGATCTCTCGGCGCGCGTGCTGATCCTTGATGAACCCACCGCGAGCCTCGACGCTAAAGAGGTCGAGATGCTCTTTACCCTGATGCGCCAGCTGCGCGCGCAGGGCGTCAGCCTTGTCTTCGTCACGCACTTTCTCGATCAGGTCTATGAAGTCACCGATCGCATCACGGTGTTGCGTAACGGGAAATTTGTCGGCACGCGCGACACCGCCGACCTGCCGCAAATCGAACTGGTGAAAATGATGCTGGGGCGCGAGCTTGAGAGCAACGCGCTGCAGCGCGCCGGGCGCACGCTGCTGAGCGAAAAACCGGTCGCGGCGTTTCACGATTACGGCAAAAAAGGCGTTATCGCGCCGTTTTCGCTGGAAGTGCGCCCCGGCGAAATCGTCGGCCTCGCGGGCCTGCTCGGCTCCGGGCGTACCGAAACGGCGGAAGTCATCTTCGGCATCCACCCAGCAGACAGCGGCACGGCGACCATTAAAGGTAAACCGCAAACGCTGCGCTCGCCGCAACAGGCGTCGCGGCTCGGGATCGGCTTTTGCCCTGAAGACAGGAAAACCGACGGCATCATCGGGGCCGCCTCGGTGCGCGAAAACATCATTCTGGCGCTGCAGGCCCAGCGCGGCTGGCTGCGCCCGATCCCGCGGCGTGAACAGGATGAGATCGCCGCCCGCTTTATTCGCCAGCTCGGCATCCGCACGCCGGGCCCGGAACAGCCGATTGAATTTCTCTCCGGTGGCAACCAGCAAAAAGTCCTGCTGTCGCGCTGGCTGCTGACGAAACCGCAGTTTCTGATCCTCGACGAGCCGACGCGCGGCATCGACGTCGGTGCCCATGCGGAGATCATCCGGCTTATCGAAACCTTGTGCGCCGACGGGCTGGCTCTGCTGGTCATCTCGTCTGAGCTGGAAGAGCTGGTGGGCTACGCCGACCGGGTGATTATCCTGCGCGACCGCCAGCAGGTGGCGGAGATCCCGCTTGAGGATCTCTCGGTCGGCGCCATTATGAATGCCATTGCGGCATAA
- the ytfT gene encoding galactofuranose ABC transporter, ATP-binding protein YtfT produces the protein MPRSLPDTGAPKRRLRFPPGMPQIAALMLVLLVDGLVADHFFQIVLQDGRLFGSPIDILNRAAPVALLAIGMTLVIATGGIDLSVGAVMAIAGATAATLTVGGHSLAVVILASLGVGVLAGFWNGILVAVLKIQPFVATLILMVAGRGVAQLITSGQIVTFNSPSLAWLGSGSLFFFPTPVIIAIVTLLAFWLFTRKTALGMFIEAVGINIRAAKNAGVSTRLIVMLTYMLSGLCAAIAGIIVAADIRGADANNAGLWLELDAILAVVIGGASLMGGRFNLALSVVGALIIQGMNTGILLSGFPPELNQVVKAVVVLCVLIVQSPRFIGLIKGVRRHDKT, from the coding sequence ATGCCTCGTTCATTACCGGATACGGGCGCGCCGAAGCGGCGCTTACGCTTCCCGCCCGGCATGCCGCAAATCGCGGCGCTGATGCTGGTGCTGCTGGTCGACGGCCTGGTGGCGGATCACTTTTTCCAGATAGTGCTGCAGGACGGGCGGCTCTTCGGCAGCCCGATAGATATCCTCAACCGCGCCGCCCCCGTGGCGCTGCTGGCGATTGGCATGACGCTCGTCATCGCCACCGGCGGGATTGACCTCTCCGTCGGCGCGGTGATGGCGATTGCGGGCGCGACCGCCGCGACGCTGACCGTGGGCGGGCACAGTCTCGCCGTGGTGATACTGGCGTCGCTCGGCGTCGGCGTGCTGGCCGGGTTCTGGAACGGCATTCTTGTGGCGGTGCTTAAAATTCAGCCCTTTGTGGCGACGCTGATACTGATGGTCGCCGGGCGCGGCGTGGCGCAGCTGATTACCTCCGGGCAGATCGTCACGTTCAACTCGCCGTCGCTCGCCTGGCTTGGCAGCGGCTCGCTCTTTTTCTTCCCGACGCCGGTCATTATCGCGATCGTGACGCTGCTGGCATTCTGGCTTTTTACCCGCAAAACCGCGCTCGGCATGTTTATTGAAGCCGTCGGTATCAATATTCGCGCGGCGAAAAATGCGGGCGTCAGCACGCGGCTTATCGTCATGCTCACCTACATGCTGAGCGGCCTGTGCGCGGCGATTGCCGGGATCATCGTCGCGGCGGACATTCGCGGCGCGGACGCCAACAACGCCGGGCTGTGGCTTGAGCTCGATGCCATTCTGGCGGTGGTGATTGGCGGCGCGTCGCTGATGGGCGGGCGCTTTAACCTGGCGCTGTCGGTTGTCGGCGCGCTGATTATTCAGGGGATGAACACCGGGATTTTGCTGTCGGGCTTTCCGCCGGAGCTGAACCAGGTGGTGAAAGCGGTGGTGGTGCTGTGCGTGCTGATTGTCCAGTCGCCGCGATTTATTGGTCTGATTAAAGGAGTGCGCCGCCATGATAAAACGTAA
- the yjfF gene encoding galactofuranose ABC transporter, permease protein YjfF, whose amino-acid sequence MIKRNLPLTITLAVFVLGYLYCLTQFPGFASTRVICNILTDNAFLGIIAVSMTFVILSGGIDLSVGSVIAFTGVFLAKAIGFWGMSPLVAFPLILLMGCAFGALMGWLIDALKIPAFIITLAGMFFLRGVSYLVSEESIPINHPIYDTLSSLAWKIPGGGRLSAMGLLMLGVVVIGIFLAHRTRFGNQVYAIGGSATSANLMGISTRSVTVRIYMLSTGLATLAGIVFSIYTSAGYALAGVGVELDAIASVVIGGTLLSGGVGTVLGTLFGVAIQGLIQTYINFDGTLSSWWTKIAIGLLLFIFIALQRGLTVLWENRQSAEVTRVTPR is encoded by the coding sequence ATGATAAAACGTAACCTGCCGCTCACCATCACGCTCGCGGTGTTTGTGCTCGGCTATCTCTACTGCCTGACGCAGTTCCCCGGTTTCGCCTCCACGCGCGTGATTTGCAATATCCTGACGGATAACGCGTTTCTTGGGATCATCGCCGTCAGCATGACGTTTGTGATCCTCTCCGGCGGCATCGATCTCTCGGTTGGCTCGGTGATCGCCTTTACCGGCGTGTTCCTCGCCAAAGCGATCGGCTTCTGGGGCATGTCGCCGCTGGTGGCGTTTCCGCTGATCCTGCTGATGGGCTGCGCGTTCGGCGCGCTGATGGGCTGGCTTATCGATGCGCTGAAAATCCCGGCGTTTATTATTACGCTCGCGGGCATGTTCTTTCTGCGCGGCGTCAGTTATCTGGTGTCTGAGGAATCGATCCCGATTAACCACCCGATTTACGACACGCTCTCAAGTCTCGCGTGGAAAATCCCCGGTGGCGGACGGCTTAGCGCAATGGGCCTGCTGATGCTGGGCGTGGTGGTGATTGGCATTTTCCTCGCGCACCGCACCCGTTTTGGCAACCAGGTGTACGCCATCGGCGGCAGCGCCACGTCCGCCAACTTGATGGGCATCTCCACCCGCAGCGTTACCGTGCGTATTTATATGCTCTCGACCGGGCTTGCTACGCTCGCGGGTATTGTTTTCTCCATTTACACCTCGGCGGGCTACGCGCTGGCGGGCGTCGGCGTTGAGCTGGACGCCATCGCCTCGGTGGTTATCGGCGGCACGCTACTTTCCGGCGGCGTGGGTACAGTGCTCGGCACGCTGTTTGGCGTGGCGATTCAGGGGCTTATTCAGACCTATATTAACTTCGACGGCACGTTGAGCTCCTGGTGGACCAAAATCGCCATCGGGCTACTGCTGTTTATTTTTATCGCGCTGCAGCGCGGGCTGACGGTACTGTGGGAAAACCGCCAGAGCGCCGAGGTCACGCGTGTGACGCCGCGCTAA
- a CDS encoding methyl-accepting chemotaxis protein → MLRNLSIRTGLLTLLAVMAVLLLLVSAMGIYSLTQSSASLQRINALQGEKMMRLNEGYTLLLRARNEAGQAVRQMEIGMVDDATSTVKTIAGELVRGQQLLKTVLTSEVDDEQGALLLGKLNQSFNALNGQGLAPMMAALNKQSPDDYYDLLGNGLIPLTRAFDNDVQAFQRWGEARGRQEVNGVLTQKQVMLALIGLVALLTAAMMTLVWLALRHLLLKPLAQSVEQLEHVAAGDLTRSLTATSNNELGRLVSAIEAMRLSLAQSVMRVRDASAQIDTGSRELAAGNVDLAQRTESTATSLEQTAASMEQITATVKQNADNAGMAHQLAKAVSDTADRGSEMVCYVIEKMRDISGSSDRIGDILSVIDAIAFQTNILALNAAVEAARAGEQGRGFAVVAGEVRTLASRSAEAAKEIRALISNSQSQVGEGSELAMQAGETMDEIAEEVLRMTKLVREIADASLEQSRGIEQVNIAVSQMDETAQQNAALVQQSSAATRSLEEQAQQLVEAMASFRLQTAG, encoded by the coding sequence ATGTTGAGAAATCTCTCTATCCGTACCGGCCTGCTGACGCTGTTGGCGGTTATGGCCGTTTTGCTTCTGCTCGTGAGCGCCATGGGCATCTATTCACTCACCCAAAGCTCGGCATCCTTACAGCGCATTAATGCGTTGCAGGGCGAAAAAATGATGCGTCTGAACGAAGGCTATACGCTGCTGTTGCGTGCGCGCAACGAGGCAGGCCAGGCGGTACGCCAGATGGAAATCGGCATGGTGGACGACGCGACCTCGACCGTGAAAACCATCGCGGGCGAGCTGGTGCGTGGTCAGCAACTGCTGAAAACGGTGCTCACCAGCGAGGTGGATGACGAACAAGGCGCGCTGCTGCTCGGCAAGCTTAACCAGAGCTTTAACGCGCTGAATGGCCAGGGGCTCGCGCCGATGATGGCGGCGCTCAACAAGCAAAGCCCGGATGACTATTACGATCTGCTCGGCAACGGGCTTATCCCGCTGACCCGCGCGTTTGATAACGATGTGCAGGCGTTTCAGCGCTGGGGCGAGGCGCGTGGACGTCAGGAAGTTAACGGCGTGCTGACGCAGAAACAGGTGATGCTGGCGCTGATTGGTCTGGTGGCGCTGCTGACCGCGGCGATGATGACGCTGGTCTGGCTGGCGCTGCGGCATTTGCTGCTCAAGCCGCTGGCGCAGTCCGTGGAGCAACTGGAGCATGTGGCGGCAGGCGATCTGACCCGTTCGCTGACCGCGACCAGCAATAACGAGCTGGGGCGTCTGGTGAGCGCCATTGAGGCGATGCGTTTGTCGCTCGCGCAGTCGGTGATGCGCGTGCGTGACGCCAGCGCGCAAATCGACACCGGGAGCCGCGAGCTGGCGGCAGGCAACGTCGATCTGGCGCAGCGCACCGAATCAACCGCCACCTCGCTTGAGCAGACCGCGGCGAGTATGGAGCAGATCACCGCGACGGTGAAACAGAACGCCGATAACGCAGGGATGGCGCATCAGCTGGCGAAAGCGGTCTCCGATACCGCCGATCGCGGCAGTGAGATGGTCTGCTATGTGATTGAAAAAATGCGCGACATTTCCGGCAGTTCAGACCGGATTGGCGACATTCTAAGCGTGATTGACGCCATTGCGTTCCAGACCAATATCCTCGCGCTGAACGCGGCGGTGGAAGCGGCGCGCGCGGGTGAGCAGGGGCGCGGCTTTGCGGTGGTGGCGGGTGAAGTGCGTACGCTCGCGAGCCGCAGCGCCGAGGCGGCGAAGGAGATCCGCGCGCTTATCAGCAATTCACAAAGCCAGGTGGGCGAGGGCAGCGAGCTGGCCATGCAGGCCGGTGAGACAATGGATGAGATTGCCGAAGAAGTATTGCGGATGACGAAGCTGGTGCGCGAAATCGCCGACGCGTCGCTGGAGCAGAGCCGCGGTATTGAGCAGGTGAATATCGCCGTGAGCCAGATGGACGAAACCGCCCAGCAGAACGCGGCGCTGGTGCAGCAATCCTCCGCCGCGACCCGTTCGCTGGAAGAGCAGGCACAGCAGCTGGTGGAAGCGATGGCGTCGTTCCGGTTGCAGACGGCGGGTTAA
- the fbp gene encoding class 1 fructose-bisphosphatase codes for MKTLGEFIVEKQHEFSHATGELTALLSAIKLGAKIIHRDINKAGLVDILGASGVENVQGETQQKLDLFANEKLKAALKARDIVAGIASEEEDEIVVFEGCEHAKYVVLMDPLDGSSNIDVNVSVGTIFSIYRRVTPVGTPVTMEDFLQPGSQQVAAGYVVYGSSTMLVYTTGCGVHAFTYDPSLGVFCLCQERMRFPQSGNTYSINEGNYIKFPMGVKKYIKYCQEEDKATQRPYTSRYIGSLVADFHRNLLKGGIYLYPSTASHPEGKLRLLYECNPMAFLAEQAGGKASDGKQRILDIKPDSLHQRRPFFVGTEQMVNDVERFIREFPDA; via the coding sequence ATGAAAACGTTAGGTGAATTTATTGTTGAAAAGCAGCACGAATTTTCTCACGCCACCGGGGAACTGACGGCGCTGCTGTCGGCAATAAAGCTTGGCGCTAAGATCATCCACCGCGATATCAATAAGGCCGGTCTGGTCGATATCCTGGGTGCCAGCGGCGTCGAAAACGTGCAGGGCGAGACGCAACAAAAACTCGATCTGTTCGCCAATGAAAAGCTCAAAGCCGCGCTTAAGGCACGCGATATCGTGGCGGGCATCGCCTCCGAAGAAGAAGACGAGATTGTCGTTTTCGAAGGCTGCGAACACGCGAAGTATGTCGTCCTGATGGATCCGCTGGATGGCTCGTCAAACATTGATGTCAACGTCTCTGTCGGCACCATTTTCTCTATCTATCGCCGCGTGACGCCGGTAGGTACGCCGGTCACGATGGAAGATTTCCTGCAGCCGGGCAGCCAGCAGGTCGCCGCAGGTTATGTGGTTTACGGCTCCTCCACGATGCTGGTGTATACCACCGGTTGCGGCGTACACGCCTTTACCTACGATCCGTCGCTCGGCGTGTTCTGTCTGTGCCAGGAGCGTATGCGCTTCCCGCAAAGCGGCAATACGTACTCCATTAACGAAGGGAATTACATTAAATTCCCGATGGGCGTGAAGAAGTACATTAAATATTGCCAGGAAGAAGATAAAGCGACCCAGCGCCCGTATACCTCGCGCTATATTGGTTCGCTGGTGGCGGATTTTCACCGTAACCTGCTGAAAGGCGGGATTTATCTCTACCCGAGCACCGCGAGCCACCCGGAAGGCAAGCTGCGTCTGCTGTATGAATGCAACCCGATGGCGTTTCTGGCCGAGCAGGCGGGCGGCAAGGCGAGCGACGGCAAGCAGCGTATTCTCGATATTAAACCGGACAGCCTGCACCAGCGCCGTCCGTTCTTCGTCGGCACCGAGCAGATGGTGAACGACGTCGAGCGGTTTATCCGCGAATTCCCGGACGCGTAA
- the mpl gene encoding UDP-N-acetylmuramate:L-alanyl-gamma-D-glutamyl-meso-diaminopimelate ligase, with protein MRIHILGICGTFMGGVAMLARSLGHEVTGSDANVYPPMSTLLEKQGIDLIQGYDASQLEPRPDLVVIGNAMTRGNPCVEAVLEQGIPYMSGPQWLHDFVLRDRWVVAVAGTHGKTTTAGMATWILEACGYKPGFVIGGVPGNFDVSARLGESPFFVIEADEYDCAFFDKRSKFVHYAPRTLVLNNLEFDHADIFDDLKAIQKQFHHLVRIVPGQGKIIWPENDINLKQVMAMGCWSEQEQLGEQGRWQAKKLTNDASKWEVWLDGECVGQVEWQLVGEHNMQNGLAAIAAARHVGVTPADAAQALGSFVNARRRLELRGEANGVTVYDDFAHHPTAILATLAALRGKVGGTARIIAVLEPRSNTMKMGVCKDDLAPSLGRADEVFLFQPHHIPWQVAEVADACIQPAHWSADIDTLVEMIVKTAQPGDHILVMSNGGFGGIHQKLLDALAIKAEKVQAL; from the coding sequence ATGCGTATTCATATACTGGGAATTTGCGGCACATTTATGGGCGGCGTGGCGATGCTGGCGCGCTCGCTGGGTCATGAAGTGACGGGGTCGGACGCGAACGTCTACCCGCCGATGAGTACCCTGCTGGAAAAGCAAGGGATTGACTTAATTCAGGGCTATGACGCCTCGCAGCTCGAACCGCGTCCGGATCTGGTGGTGATTGGCAACGCCATGACCCGCGGCAATCCGTGCGTTGAGGCGGTGCTGGAGCAGGGCATTCCTTATATGTCCGGCCCGCAATGGCTGCACGATTTCGTCCTGCGCGACCGCTGGGTCGTGGCGGTGGCGGGCACGCACGGCAAAACCACCACGGCGGGCATGGCCACCTGGATCCTGGAAGCCTGCGGCTACAAGCCCGGCTTTGTCATCGGCGGCGTGCCGGGCAATTTCGATGTCTCCGCGCGCCTTGGTGAAAGCCCGTTCTTTGTGATTGAAGCCGACGAATATGACTGCGCGTTCTTTGATAAACGCTCCAAGTTTGTTCATTACGCGCCGCGCACGCTGGTGCTCAATAATCTCGAATTCGATCACGCGGATATTTTTGACGATCTGAAAGCCATCCAGAAACAGTTCCACCACCTGGTGCGCATTGTGCCAGGGCAGGGAAAAATCATTTGGCCTGAGAATGACATCAATCTCAAGCAGGTGATGGCGATGGGCTGCTGGAGCGAGCAGGAACAGCTTGGCGAGCAGGGCCGCTGGCAGGCGAAAAAACTCACTAACGACGCTTCAAAATGGGAAGTCTGGCTGGACGGCGAATGCGTGGGCCAGGTGGAGTGGCAGCTGGTGGGCGAGCACAACATGCAGAACGGGCTGGCGGCCATCGCCGCGGCGCGTCATGTCGGCGTGACGCCTGCCGATGCCGCGCAGGCCCTCGGCTCGTTCGTGAACGCGCGTCGCCGCCTTGAGCTGCGCGGCGAAGCCAACGGCGTCACGGTGTATGACGATTTCGCGCATCACCCGACCGCTATCCTCGCCACGCTTGCCGCGCTGCGCGGCAAAGTGGGCGGTACGGCGCGTATTATCGCGGTGCTTGAGCCGCGCTCTAACACCATGAAAATGGGCGTCTGCAAAGACGATCTGGCGCCATCGCTCGGGCGCGCCGATGAAGTGTTCCTCTTCCAGCCGCACCACATTCCGTGGCAGGTGGCAGAAGTGGCGGATGCCTGCATCCAGCCGGCGCACTGGAGCGCTGATATCGACACGCTGGTGGAGATGATTGTCAAAACCGCGCAGCCGGGCGATCACATTCTGGTGATGAGCAACGGCGGCTTCGGCGGCATTCATCAGAAACTGCTGGATGCGCTGGCGATAAAAGCCGAAAAAGTGCAGGCGCTCTGA